In one Vicinamibacteria bacterium genomic region, the following are encoded:
- a CDS encoding helix-turn-helix domain-containing protein: MAICAYRFRAYPTPRQQRRLAREFGAARWVYNRGLETIS; encoded by the coding sequence GTGGCGATTTGCGCCTACCGGTTCCGGGCGTACCCGACGCCGCGGCAGCAGCGCCGGCTGGCCCGTGAGTTCGGGGCCGCGCGCTGGGTCTATAACCGTGGCCTGGAAACGATCTCC
- a CDS encoding pre-toxin TG domain-containing protein: MSAPDFELHPIEAPFEVPHLDPTTPPGDPVAQDGGVLVPPAAGADASPTYISQAVLEADTKLASSLLNLVPVVGEVKGVIEAFTGKDLITGEHKVWWERGLNIAALAEAEEGPAIVVKVVETIHVVHELVHVAHVGIDIYELNEAAERSGEGKDGGVGEGTGQGDLGGLNPPPSLPH, from the coding sequence ATGAGCGCACCTGACTTCGAGTTGCATCCGATCGAGGCACCCTTCGAGGTCCCCCACCTCGATCCCACGACTCCCCCTGGCGATCCCGTTGCCCAAGACGGCGGAGTACTTGTTCCGCCCGCGGCGGGCGCGGACGCCTCGCCGACCTACATTTCGCAGGCGGTGCTGGAAGCCGATACCAAGCTGGCGAGCTCCCTCCTCAACCTCGTTCCCGTGGTCGGGGAGGTCAAGGGTGTGATCGAAGCCTTCACGGGCAAGGACCTCATCACCGGCGAGCATAAGGTGTGGTGGGAACGCGGGCTGAACATTGCCGCCCTCGCTGAAGCGGAGGAGGGGCCGGCCATCGTTGTTAAGGTCGTCGAGACCATCCACGTCGTCCACGAGCTCGTCCATGTCGCACATGTCGGGATCGACATCTACGAGCTGAACGAGGCGGCGGAGCGATCGGGGGAGGGGAAGGACGGAGGCGTCGGGGAGGGCACCGGCCAGGGGGATCTCGGCGGCCTCAATCCACCGCCTTCACTCCCGCACTGA
- a CDS encoding AAA family ATPase: MRPAARTAFVGRSIELNQLMRMLGAARHGEGQVALIEGPAGIGKTRLAEEIVMRAQRRGARVAIGRCWEDGEAPPLWPWLNILRDLRAPDGLLEEREGDASRGRFSRFLAVLEFFQLAPRNAPFVIVLDDVNVADSVTLLLARFLARERRRVPLLMLLTRRDQGPPQSKEVLELLSELGRDAMVITLPALSEDAIRSYFSASGLTPPEPQLLRCVATVTKGNPLHLRSLTLRSELDAGGVVGGVDHVVGALLEGLSPEDRKLLALAALLGPDVSAHEVARLAMSSPAEAAELLAKATKLGLVTELESGRFGFLHDLFRQTAMSTLLEKDRLDAHARATVLLSGHEPVKMLRRVHHALAAASRSLADASTAVAIAREAARTLRATDGFEPAAALLGRAVEIHDDAGLTNPAAELVVERAESVLACGRLAEARPLFQQAARVAGAEKNSVALARAALGLGGVWVGEHRLADDGERVRALQRGALEGLPLQETALRTRLAARLAAEEAYRGGSVAPVLEVVEAARGTGDSHALAEALSLCHHALLTPEHTWCRPALANELIAAAAAAGDGLLSLVGLCWRTVDLFLLGDPSAGIALEELRLRADTLRCRSILFIVRAMEVMLAIRGGRFDEAEEAATACFELGGEVGDADALAYRGAHLCAIRFFQGREAELADLVSSIATSPTLIEQRERAFGAAATLFALRAGRPEPAHALLERVRRNGLASIPFSSSWLLTMLVLVELASALGDGEIAEAAHNRLLPYADLPIIASLAVVCFGSVRRALGAAALACGKLDLAIEHFTGALAANERWGHRPAVALVKAELGLALLRRGGSDDVPRSRTLLQQAVAAGKAMAMTKRVEGWRAALARAESGARGREPDAAQMTLAEAGRWRVVLEGQIATVPDRVGMRYLARLVAVPDQSISALALVAQGTEAPPSGPRDALLDHRAAAEVRGRIRQLRQQPELSASEQEELAALTQELARATGLGGRIRSFADVPERARTAVRKAIKRAIDEISVANPVVGRHLAGRVGTGALCCYRVHSAPPSDAP; this comes from the coding sequence ATGCGTCCTGCCGCCAGGACCGCTTTCGTCGGCCGCTCAATCGAGCTCAACCAGCTGATGCGCATGCTCGGTGCCGCCAGGCATGGTGAGGGTCAGGTCGCGCTCATCGAAGGGCCGGCTGGGATCGGCAAGACCCGTCTGGCCGAGGAGATCGTGATGCGTGCCCAGCGGCGCGGAGCACGGGTCGCGATCGGACGATGCTGGGAAGACGGCGAGGCGCCACCGTTGTGGCCGTGGCTCAACATCTTGCGCGACCTCCGGGCCCCCGATGGCCTTCTCGAGGAGCGTGAAGGTGACGCTTCGCGCGGGAGGTTCTCCAGATTCTTAGCCGTCCTCGAGTTTTTTCAACTGGCCCCCCGCAACGCTCCCTTCGTGATCGTTTTGGACGACGTGAATGTCGCCGACTCCGTGACCCTCCTCCTGGCTCGGTTTCTTGCTCGCGAGCGGCGAAGAGTCCCCCTCCTGATGCTCCTGACGCGGCGGGACCAGGGGCCGCCGCAGTCGAAGGAAGTCCTGGAGCTGCTCTCGGAGCTGGGTCGTGACGCGATGGTGATCACCCTGCCCGCCCTCTCCGAGGATGCGATCAGAAGCTACTTCTCCGCGTCCGGGCTCACCCCCCCCGAACCGCAGCTCCTGCGCTGCGTAGCTACCGTGACCAAGGGCAATCCCCTTCACCTCCGCAGCCTCACGCTCCGGAGCGAGCTTGACGCAGGCGGTGTGGTGGGCGGGGTGGACCACGTGGTGGGCGCGCTCCTCGAAGGGCTCAGTCCTGAGGACCGAAAACTCCTGGCCTTGGCCGCGCTGCTCGGTCCAGACGTGTCTGCCCACGAGGTGGCGCGGTTGGCCATGTCGTCGCCCGCCGAGGCGGCGGAGTTGCTGGCAAAGGCCACCAAGCTCGGTCTGGTCACGGAACTGGAGAGCGGCCGCTTTGGCTTTCTGCACGACCTCTTCCGTCAGACGGCAATGTCCACACTCCTTGAGAAAGACCGCCTCGACGCCCACGCCCGCGCCACCGTTCTCCTGAGCGGTCACGAGCCCGTGAAGATGTTGCGCCGAGTGCACCATGCCCTGGCCGCCGCCAGCCGCTCGCTGGCGGACGCCAGCACCGCGGTCGCGATCGCCCGCGAAGCGGCGCGAACACTGCGGGCGACCGATGGTTTCGAACCGGCAGCCGCGCTCCTTGGGCGCGCAGTCGAGATCCACGACGACGCCGGGCTCACAAATCCGGCCGCGGAACTCGTGGTGGAGCGGGCGGAGTCGGTCCTGGCCTGTGGCCGGCTGGCCGAAGCTCGTCCGCTTTTTCAGCAGGCGGCGCGAGTGGCGGGGGCAGAGAAGAATTCGGTTGCCCTTGCCCGCGCCGCTCTGGGCCTGGGTGGAGTGTGGGTGGGTGAGCACCGGCTCGCGGACGACGGGGAGCGGGTGCGGGCATTGCAACGGGGCGCCCTCGAAGGCTTGCCTCTGCAGGAGACCGCCCTGCGTACCCGTCTGGCCGCTCGGCTGGCGGCCGAGGAGGCCTACCGCGGCGGCTCGGTGGCACCGGTCCTGGAGGTCGTGGAGGCGGCGCGGGGCACCGGCGACAGTCACGCTCTCGCCGAAGCACTGTCTCTGTGTCATCACGCATTGCTGACCCCTGAGCACACCTGGTGCCGCCCAGCCTTGGCCAACGAGCTGATCGCGGCCGCGGCCGCGGCTGGAGATGGACTGCTCTCGCTGGTCGGCCTCTGCTGGCGCACGGTGGACCTCTTCCTGCTCGGAGATCCGAGTGCCGGCATAGCCCTAGAAGAGCTGCGGCTGCGGGCGGATACGCTACGCTGCCGCAGCATCCTCTTCATCGTGCGTGCCATGGAGGTCATGCTGGCCATCCGGGGCGGGCGGTTCGACGAGGCGGAGGAAGCGGCCACGGCGTGTTTCGAGCTCGGAGGGGAGGTGGGTGATGCGGACGCCCTGGCCTACCGGGGCGCTCATCTGTGCGCCATCCGTTTCTTCCAAGGGCGGGAAGCCGAGCTCGCCGACCTGGTGTCGTCGATTGCCACCTCACCGACTCTAATCGAGCAGCGGGAGCGGGCGTTCGGCGCCGCGGCCACGCTGTTTGCCCTCCGGGCGGGGAGGCCGGAGCCGGCCCACGCCTTGCTCGAGCGCGTAAGACGCAACGGACTCGCCTCCATACCCTTCTCGAGCTCCTGGCTTCTCACCATGCTCGTCCTAGTGGAACTCGCCTCGGCTCTGGGCGATGGCGAGATTGCCGAGGCAGCCCACAACCGGCTGCTTCCCTATGCCGACCTCCCCATCATCGCGTCCCTCGCTGTGGTTTGCTTCGGATCTGTCCGGCGCGCGCTAGGAGCGGCGGCCCTCGCCTGCGGAAAGCTCGACCTCGCCATTGAGCACTTTACGGGCGCCCTGGCCGCCAACGAGCGATGGGGGCACCGTCCGGCCGTAGCTCTGGTCAAGGCCGAGCTGGGCTTGGCGCTTCTTCGACGGGGGGGCAGCGATGACGTCCCCCGCAGCCGCACTCTCCTTCAGCAGGCGGTGGCAGCCGGCAAGGCCATGGCGATGACGAAGCGGGTGGAAGGCTGGCGGGCGGCGCTGGCTCGTGCGGAATCGGGAGCACGGGGACGCGAGCCCGATGCCGCACAGATGACGCTCGCGGAGGCCGGGCGCTGGCGCGTGGTCCTGGAAGGCCAGATCGCGACCGTACCTGATCGGGTCGGCATGCGCTACCTCGCTCGCCTCGTGGCGGTCCCGGATCAAAGCATCAGCGCCTTGGCTCTGGTCGCCCAGGGCACGGAGGCTCCGCCCTCCGGCCCCCGGGACGCGCTTCTCGACCACCGGGCGGCGGCGGAGGTTAGGGGGCGGATCCGCCAGCTGAGGCAGCAGCCGGAACTCTCGGCGAGTGAGCAAGAGGAGCTGGCGGCCCTGACTCAGGAACTGGCCCGCGCCACGGGTCTTGGCGGCCGCATACGGTCGTTCGCGGATGTACCGGAGCGGGCCAGGACGGCAGTGCGCAAGGCGATCAAGCGGGCGATCGACGAGATCTCCGTCGCCAACCCCGTCGTCGGCCGGCACTTGGCGGGCCGCGTCGGCACGGGGGCCCTCTGCTGCTACCGCGTGCATAGCGCGCCCCCCTCGGACGCGCCCTGA
- a CDS encoding SDR family oxidoreductase yields the protein MSPHNRVAVVTGAGTGIGKASSLALLNDGYRVVLAGRRQDVLEQTARDAGPAASRALTVPTDVTNPSAVSELFARTKDAFGRLDVLFNNAGKGAPPVPIEDLTYEQWKRVVDVNLNGMFLCSQEAIRMMKSQDPQGGRIINNGSIAAHAPRPNSAPYTATKHAVTGLTKCISLEGRKHDIACSQIDVGNALTELAAKMGTGVPQADGSIKVEPLMDVAHVGRAVLYMANLPLDANVQFMTIMATKMPFVGRG from the coding sequence ATGAGTCCCCACAACCGGGTTGCCGTCGTCACCGGGGCCGGCACAGGCATCGGGAAGGCCTCGTCTCTGGCGCTGCTCAACGATGGCTACCGAGTGGTGCTCGCTGGGCGCCGCCAGGACGTGCTGGAGCAAACCGCCAGGGACGCCGGCCCGGCTGCGTCGCGCGCCCTGACCGTGCCTACCGACGTGACCAACCCTTCCGCGGTGAGCGAGCTGTTCGCTCGAACGAAGGATGCCTTCGGGCGCCTGGACGTGCTGTTCAACAATGCCGGCAAAGGCGCGCCCCCGGTCCCGATCGAAGACTTGACCTACGAGCAGTGGAAGCGAGTGGTGGACGTCAACCTGAACGGGATGTTCCTTTGTTCGCAGGAGGCTATCCGGATGATGAAGAGCCAGGACCCGCAGGGTGGCCGCATCATCAACAACGGATCGATCGCGGCCCACGCTCCGCGGCCGAATTCCGCGCCCTACACGGCGACGAAACACGCCGTCACGGGGCTCACCAAGTGCATCTCTCTCGAGGGACGGAAGCACGACATCGCCTGCAGCCAGATCGACGTCGGCAACGCGCTGACCGAGCTAGCAGCGAAAATGGGGACAGGCGTCCCGCAGGCCGACGGCTCGATCAAGGTTGAGCCGTTGATGGACGTTGCACACGTGGGGAGGGCCGTGCTCTACATGGCAAACCTGCCCTTGGACGCGAACGTCCAATTCATGACGATCATGGCCACGAAGATGCCTTTCGTGGGGAGGGGCTAG